One Roseimaritima multifibrata DNA window includes the following coding sequences:
- a CDS encoding Gfo/Idh/MocA family protein translates to MSETKTVKMAMVGLGFGSEFIAIYQAHPGAEVVAICRRNETELNRTGVQFGIDKRYSDYEQVLADPDIDCVHINSPIADHAWMSLKALDAGKHVICTVPMATTIEECQQIVAKVKETGLKYMMAETVVYSREFLFIKEMYEKGELGKIQHLAASHPQDMDGWPSYWKSMIPMHYATHVVSPCLGLTDALAESVSCFGSGTVREEIAQKSGSKFAVESCHIKLKDSDITAHIWRFLYDVARQYRESFDVYGTKKSFEWTLIENEPHVLHTAKKAEHEIPEKIEIPDFAHLLPEPIQRFTMPAEIHDSEHLSFVQGGGHGGSHPHMVHEFVSAIQEDRDPWPNAKTAANWTCTGLCAHESAMKGGEIVRLPDFS, encoded by the coding sequence ATGAGCGAAACGAAAACAGTAAAAATGGCAATGGTTGGACTCGGTTTTGGATCCGAGTTCATCGCCATCTACCAGGCGCATCCTGGAGCCGAAGTTGTGGCGATCTGTCGCCGCAATGAAACCGAACTAAACCGAACGGGTGTCCAGTTCGGAATCGACAAACGCTATTCGGATTACGAACAGGTTCTTGCGGATCCAGACATCGACTGCGTTCACATCAACAGCCCGATTGCTGATCATGCGTGGATGTCGTTAAAAGCATTGGACGCCGGGAAGCACGTGATCTGCACCGTTCCGATGGCAACGACCATTGAGGAATGCCAACAGATCGTCGCCAAGGTTAAAGAGACCGGGCTGAAATACATGATGGCAGAAACCGTCGTCTACAGCCGCGAGTTTCTGTTCATCAAAGAGATGTACGAGAAAGGGGAACTGGGAAAAATCCAGCACCTTGCCGCGTCGCATCCACAGGACATGGATGGCTGGCCCAGTTACTGGAAATCGATGATCCCGATGCACTACGCGACCCACGTCGTCAGTCCCTGCCTGGGGCTGACAGACGCTTTGGCGGAATCGGTTAGTTGCTTTGGATCGGGAACCGTCCGCGAAGAGATCGCCCAGAAGTCAGGAAGCAAGTTCGCTGTTGAAAGCTGTCATATCAAATTGAAAGATAGCGACATCACCGCCCATATCTGGCGTTTCCTATACGACGTGGCTCGACAGTATCGCGAAAGTTTCGATGTCTACGGAACCAAGAAGAGCTTCGAATGGACGCTGATCGAAAACGAACCTCACGTTCTTCACACGGCCAAAAAAGCTGAACACGAAATCCCTGAAAAGATCGAAATCCCTGACTTTGCCCACTTGCTTCCCGAGCCGATTCAGCGATTTACGATGCCAGCGGAGATCCATGATTCGGAACACCTCTCCTTCGTCCAAGGCGGAGGACACGGCGGATCGCATCCCCACATGGTCCACGAATTCGTCTCGGCGATTCAGGAGGACCGAGATCCATGGCCGAATGCGAAAACGGCGGCGAACTGGACCTGCACTGGCTTGTGTGCTCACGAATCGGCGATGAAAGGTGGCGAAATCGTTCGCCTTCCCGATTTCTCGTAG